CTTCTTGCTTCTTACTTCTTACTTCTTGCTTCTTACTTCTTACTTCTTGCTTCTAACTTATCTCCCATACTTCCCCATAATAACCGCTTTTCCCAGAACATGTCCTTTCATCCTTCCCTCGACATCTTCTTTCGATGCCTTTGGCCCGATTCCAAGGTTTGGGATATCGAGGGCGTATAGTGTAAAGAAATACCTGTGGACCGGTCCTTTAGGAGGGCAAGGCCCGCCGTAACCGGCACGTCTGAAGCTTGTGATCCCCTGTTTTGCGCCATTCGAAAGTGCCGGTTCTTTTGAGAGTCCTTCTAATAACTCCTTTGCCTCAGCAGGGATGTCATATAATATCCAGTGATTGAATGTCCCAACCGGTGCATCCGGGTCATCCATAATCAGCGTAAAACTTCCGATACCTTCAGGTACTCCATCCCATGTAAGCCCGGGCGATTTGTCGGCCCCATCACATGTATAAGGTTTGGGTATCGTGCCTCCCTCTTTGAAAGCATCACTCTTCAACGTGAAAATCATTTGCCCCCCTCCTTTCTGTGCCGGTAAACCGGAATTTGTAAATATGGCGAGTACACCAAGAGTCACACATAATAATAAGATAATATAACGTTTATTCATAAAAATCCTTGCCAAAAAATACCCGCCCGATTCTCTATTATAATCCTATAAAATATGATTATGCAACCGCTGTTGCCTGGGTACAGCAATTCTCTGTGAATCATATCTCCATTGCTAATACGGGACAAGAATGTCCCGCCTATCGCGATAGGCGGGGTTTTCTAACCCCGCTGTAAGAGCATTTGCCCGATATTTCACCGAGAATTGCTGACATAGGTATTCATTCAGTGCTCCTGCCCTTCTCTCTGCGAATAATGTCATTGGGGCTTACGTAAGAAGGGACTGACATACGGATAATCTCCGTATTTTTACCGATTAATTTAGGGACTCCATTTTCATCTAACATCTCGCTAACCATAGCACGGCCGTCATCAATGCCTCTGCTGAGAAATTCTATTGAATCACCTACTGAAACCTTACTTTTCAGCAGGATTGTCGCATAACCATTGTGAATCTCTTTTACGATTCCCACAATGTCGTGGCTCATGCGATATGAGGATTTATCAATGTTATAGTCCGCTGCATCGGGTTCGCTGAAATACATCCCATTAGTGTAGCCACGGCTGCTGACCATGGCGAGCTCCCTTGCCCAGCGGGCGCGGTGTAATTCAAATCCGACCCTGTTGCTGAAACAGTCATCAATGGCCTCACGGTATGCCTTGACTACGCCGCCTACGTAATTGATCC
This DNA window, taken from Nitrospirota bacterium, encodes the following:
- a CDS encoding YbhB/YbcL family Raf kinase inhibitor-like protein; the encoded protein is MNKRYIILLLCVTLGVLAIFTNSGLPAQKGGGQMIFTLKSDAFKEGGTIPKPYTCDGADKSPGLTWDGVPEGIGSFTLIMDDPDAPVGTFNHWILYDIPAEAKELLEGLSKEPALSNGAKQGITSFRRAGYGGPCPPKGPVHRYFFTLYALDIPNLGIGPKASKEDVEGRMKGHVLGKAVIMGKYGR